The following DNA comes from Amycolatopsis solani.
GGGCAGGCACGTCGAGGCCGGCTCGGCCGACCTGGTGCTGGCGCACGGCCTGCTGGAGATCGTCGACGACCCGGCGGCGGTGCTGACGGCGCTGGCCACGGCGGTCGCCCCGGGCGGCGCGGTGTCGGTGCTGGTCGCCAACCGCCACGCGGCGGTCCTCCAGCGGGCCCTCTCCGGCCGCGTCGGCGAGGCCCGGCAGCTGCTCGAAAGCGCTTCCGGCGTGGTGCCGGGCGACACGGTGCTTCGCCGCTTCGACGCGGAAGGACTGCGGGCCGGGCTGGAGCGCGCGGGCCTGGACGTGACGCTGCTGCAGGGCGACCGGGTGATCTCGGACCTGGTGACCGGCGACGTCCGCGAGGAGGACCTGGCGGACTTCGAGCGCGCGGCGGCGGCCACCCCGGCG
Coding sequences within:
- a CDS encoding methyltransferase domain-containing protein, encoding MKTETVAARGSGAVRRVLEAELKAARARGAEHPRVVDVGGGSGGWAVPFAAAGCRVTVVEPSPNALATLQRRAEEEGVSELITVIADDSDALGRHVEAGSADLVLAHGLLEIVDDPAAVLTALATAVAPGGAVSVLVANRHAAVLQRALSGRVGEARQLLESASGVVPGDTVLRRFDAEGLRAGLERAGLDVTLLQGDRVISDLVTGDVREEDLADFERAAAATPALREIAGRLHAVARPPA